In one Achromobacter spanius genomic region, the following are encoded:
- a CDS encoding LysR family transcriptional regulator, with translation MDFRHLQQFLVLADTLNFHRAAEKLHMSQPPLSVSIRKLEESVGVPLFVRGRQGVQLTEAGLAALDEARRALFHAEQFRLAARAGAAGEGGTVRVGFVGSATHAILPRVLPLFRQRYPGVTVVLREATSIRIMQDLADDALEVGIVRVPVAMGSNVRLSPLTTEHFVLAVPRGHALARRGRLRLADLADEAFIMYTATEAAGLRMAAINACQLRGFTPRITQEAVQVQTLLSLVESGLGVALVPAGARRHPSPNVVTKTLSDFPADASIGISLAWNPATERSAARNLRELAGHAFRPRPVK, from the coding sequence ATGGATTTCCGTCACCTGCAGCAATTCCTCGTGCTTGCCGACACGCTGAATTTTCACCGCGCGGCGGAAAAGCTGCATATGTCGCAGCCGCCGCTGTCGGTGTCGATCCGCAAGCTGGAAGAGAGCGTGGGCGTGCCGCTGTTCGTGCGCGGCCGCCAAGGCGTGCAACTGACCGAGGCCGGCCTGGCGGCGCTGGACGAAGCGCGCCGCGCCTTGTTCCATGCCGAGCAATTCCGGCTGGCTGCGCGGGCTGGCGCGGCGGGCGAAGGCGGCACGGTGCGCGTGGGCTTCGTGGGGTCCGCCACGCACGCCATCCTGCCGCGCGTGCTGCCGTTATTCCGCCAACGCTATCCGGGTGTGACGGTGGTGCTGCGCGAAGCCACGTCCATCCGCATCATGCAGGACCTGGCTGACGACGCCCTGGAAGTCGGCATCGTGCGCGTGCCGGTGGCCATGGGCTCGAACGTGCGGCTTTCGCCCCTGACCACCGAACACTTTGTGCTGGCCGTGCCCAGGGGTCATGCCTTGGCGCGCCGAGGCCGCCTGCGGCTGGCTGACCTGGCCGACGAGGCCTTCATCATGTACACCGCAACCGAAGCCGCGGGCTTGCGCATGGCGGCCATCAATGCTTGCCAGTTGCGCGGCTTCACCCCTCGCATCACGCAAGAGGCGGTGCAGGTGCAAACCCTGTTGAGCCTGGTGGAAAGCGGCTTGGGAGTCGCCTTGGTTCCGGCCGGCGCCCGCCGCCATCCCAGCCCAAATGTGGTCACCAAGACACTGTCCGATTTTCCGGCCGATGCCTCGATCGGCATTTCCCTGGCCTGGAACCCAGCCACCGAGCGCAGCGCCGCGCGCAACCTGCGCGAATTGGCCGGCCACGCCTTCCGCCCCCGGCCAGTCAAATAA
- a CDS encoding CBS domain-containing protein, with amino-acid sequence MKTVAEILREKSDPSVVTVSPDSSVFDAIKTMAERGIGAVVVVEGETVLGMLSERDYARKVVLQDRSSRSTKVRDIMTDSVYYVGPADTREHCMAMMTERHFRHLPVIENQKLIGLLSIGDLVKDIMSEQKFIIHELERYISGGHA; translated from the coding sequence GTGAAAACAGTGGCTGAGATTCTCAGGGAAAAGTCAGACCCTTCAGTGGTGACGGTTTCACCGGATTCCTCGGTGTTCGACGCCATCAAGACCATGGCCGAACGCGGCATCGGCGCCGTGGTGGTCGTGGAAGGGGAAACGGTGTTGGGCATGCTCTCCGAGCGCGACTATGCCCGCAAAGTCGTTCTACAGGATCGTTCATCGCGCAGCACCAAAGTGCGCGACATCATGACCGACTCGGTCTATTACGTGGGCCCCGCCGACACGCGGGAACACTGTATGGCCATGATGACCGAACGGCATTTTCGCCATCTGCCTGTCATCGAAAATCAAAAGCTCATCGGCCTGCTGTCCATCGGCGACTTGGTCAAGGACATCATGAGCGAACAGAAATTCATCATCCACGAACTGGAACGCTACATCAGCGGCGGCCACGCCTAG
- a CDS encoding pirin family protein codes for MTASTAVLPSVPDPRPGMCVATLMLEDSRGGMQSLGGNGDDHELCAGDLHWGQADAGIMRAWPAAREAAHQEAGRSEGVHSEGARLNGLRMVLDLSGFLADQVPERIADSVSDPQPEPSLPATPSLLRAWEMPVIQTDAGRIRVVAGSHAGRQSPLLTPAPIAILDAWLRPGATQLVPLAPGWNAWVYAVSGALGVRARHRRIGAPPLPRQAGGDPDFAVLEAGSALIASALAGEDEGVLVLMAGKAPAHFVLMGHACSAGALVSRTRRRGGAKSLAA; via the coding sequence ATGACCGCGTCGACAGCCGTGCTGCCGTCGGTGCCCGATCCGCGTCCCGGCATGTGTGTGGCGACGCTGATGCTGGAGGACAGCCGAGGCGGCATGCAAAGCCTGGGGGGCAACGGAGATGACCATGAATTGTGCGCGGGCGACCTGCATTGGGGGCAGGCGGATGCGGGCATCATGCGGGCCTGGCCGGCCGCGCGTGAGGCGGCGCATCAGGAGGCGGGCCGCAGCGAAGGGGTCCACAGCGAAGGGGCCCGGCTGAATGGCCTGCGCATGGTGCTAGACCTGTCCGGCTTCCTGGCTGACCAGGTGCCTGAGCGCATCGCTGACTCCGTCTCTGATCCCCAGCCGGAACCGTCTTTGCCCGCCACGCCGTCGCTGCTGCGTGCCTGGGAAATGCCGGTGATACAGACGGATGCCGGCCGCATCCGGGTAGTCGCGGGCAGCCATGCTGGCCGGCAGTCGCCCTTGCTTACCCCTGCGCCCATAGCCATTCTGGACGCTTGGCTGCGCCCGGGCGCTACGCAGTTGGTGCCGCTGGCGCCGGGCTGGAATGCCTGGGTCTATGCCGTGTCCGGCGCGCTGGGCGTGCGCGCCAGGCATCGCCGGATCGGCGCGCCGCCACTGCCCAGGCAAGCAGGCGGCGATCCGGACTTTGCGGTGCTGGAAGCGGGGTCGGCCCTGATCGCATCCGCCTTGGCCGGTGAAGATGAAGGCGTGCTGGTCTTGATGGCGGGCAAGGCGCCTGCGCACTTCGTGTTGATGGGGCATGCGTGCAGCGCTGGCGCGCTGGTGTCGCGAACACGTCGGCGTGGCGGCGCCAAATCGCTTGCCGCTTGA
- a CDS encoding FxLYD domain-containing protein, translated as MKADRCGALPLSWPARAIWVLMMGTAAQACANAEPPDEAASASRIVRVSPADVRVIDHVRLTTEELLDPSFALFDNNALTLSTPRRLLDEIDRPLLYAEVVNTSPDYVALSPKAQITVFDGSTPLKVRQDWTLPAYLYPGERVPVALVGGNYERYTEVKTDWLPAKRAALPGPRPKLDISVDNTEAGVGTGTLNFSYRYRYKYVTVTGRVRNDDQAEVNSVRVWVSLYDAQDRLSGATFKELRLPKLQPGESAPFEVVVKQHGGNFARVGVVYDVATR; from the coding sequence GTGAAAGCTGATCGTTGCGGCGCGTTGCCGCTGTCCTGGCCGGCCAGGGCCATATGGGTGCTGATGATGGGGACGGCCGCCCAGGCTTGCGCCAACGCGGAGCCCCCCGATGAGGCCGCTTCCGCCTCCCGCATCGTGCGGGTCAGTCCGGCCGATGTGCGGGTGATCGACCATGTGCGCCTGACCACCGAAGAACTGTTGGACCCCAGCTTTGCGCTGTTCGATAACAACGCGCTGACCCTGTCCACGCCACGCCGCCTGCTCGATGAAATCGACCGCCCGCTGCTGTATGCGGAAGTCGTCAACACCAGCCCGGACTACGTGGCCCTGTCGCCCAAGGCGCAGATCACCGTGTTCGATGGCTCGACTCCGCTGAAGGTACGGCAGGACTGGACGCTACCCGCCTATCTGTATCCCGGAGAGCGCGTGCCGGTGGCGCTGGTGGGCGGCAATTACGAACGCTATACCGAGGTCAAGACCGACTGGCTACCCGCCAAGCGCGCCGCCCTGCCCGGCCCCCGGCCCAAGCTGGACATCAGCGTGGACAACACCGAGGCCGGCGTCGGCACCGGCACGCTGAATTTCAGCTACCGCTACCGTTACAAGTACGTCACCGTGACGGGCCGCGTGCGCAATGACGACCAGGCGGAAGTGAACAGCGTGCGAGTCTGGGTCAGCCTGTATGACGCCCAGGACAGGCTCAGCGGCGCCACCTTCAAGGAACTGCGCCTGCCCAAGCTGCAACCGGGCGAGAGCGCCCCGTTCGAGGTCGTCGTCAAGCAGCACGGCGGGAATTTTGCACGGGTGGGCGTGGTGTACGACGTCGCGACGCGCTAG
- the acnB gene encoding bifunctional aconitate hydratase 2/2-methylisocitrate dehydratase — MLDNYRQHVAERAALGIPPLPLTAKQTAELIELLKNPPAGEEQNLVELLTHRVPAGVDDAAKVKASYLAAVALGKEACALISRAKATELLGTMLGGYNIGPLVELLDDAEIGTIAADALKKTLLMFDAFHDVKEKADKGNANAKSVMQSWADAEWFTSRPELPESLTITVFKVPGETNTDDLSPAPDATTRPDIPMHALAMLKNKRDGAAFEPEEDGKRGPVKFIESLKEKGHLVAYVGDVVGTGSSRKSATNSVLWFTGEDIPFVPNKRFGGVCLGNKIAPIFYNTMEDAGALPIELDVSKMEMGDVVELRPYEGKAIKNGEVIAEFEVKSDVLFDEVRAGGRIPLIIGRGLTSKAREALGLAPSTLFRLPKDPVDTGKGYTLAQKMVGRACGLPDGKGIRPGTYCEPKMTSVGSQDTTGPMTRDELKDLACLGFSADLVMQSFCHTAAYPKPVDVKTHHTLPEFISTRGGVSLRPGDGVIHSWLNRMLLPDTVGTGGDSHTRFPIGISFPAGSGLVAFAAATGVMPLDMPESVLVRFKGKLQPGVTLRDLVNAIPLYAIKQGLLTVAKQGKKNIFSGRILEIEGLPDLKVEQAFELSDASAERSAAGCSVFLNKEPIIEYINSNIVMLKWMIANGYEDERTLGRRIKAMEAWLADPKLLEPDADAEYAAVIEIDLADVHEPIVACPNDPDDVKTLSEVAGAKIDEVFIGSCMTNIGHFRAASKLLEGKRDIPVKLWVAPPTKMDATQLTEEGHYGVFGTAGARTEMPGCSLCMGNQAQVREGATVMSTSTRNFPNRLGKNTNVYLGSAELAAICSKLGRIPTKDEYMADMGVINKSGDQIYQYLNFDKIADYKDVADVIEV, encoded by the coding sequence ATGCTGGATAACTACCGCCAACACGTTGCCGAACGCGCGGCTCTGGGGATTCCCCCGCTGCCCCTGACGGCTAAACAAACCGCCGAACTGATCGAACTGCTGAAGAACCCGCCCGCTGGCGAGGAGCAGAACCTGGTCGAACTGTTGACCCACCGTGTGCCCGCTGGCGTGGACGATGCCGCCAAGGTGAAGGCGTCCTACCTGGCCGCCGTGGCGCTGGGCAAGGAAGCTTGTGCGCTGATCAGCCGTGCCAAGGCGACGGAACTGCTGGGCACGATGCTCGGCGGCTACAACATTGGCCCGCTGGTCGAACTGCTGGACGATGCGGAAATCGGCACCATCGCCGCCGATGCGCTGAAAAAGACCCTGTTGATGTTCGACGCCTTCCATGACGTGAAGGAAAAGGCCGACAAGGGCAACGCCAACGCCAAGTCCGTGATGCAAAGCTGGGCTGACGCCGAATGGTTCACCAGCCGTCCGGAACTGCCGGAAAGCCTGACCATCACCGTCTTCAAGGTGCCTGGCGAAACCAACACCGACGACCTGTCGCCCGCGCCCGACGCCACCACCCGCCCCGACATCCCGATGCACGCCCTGGCGATGCTGAAGAACAAGCGCGACGGCGCGGCGTTCGAACCGGAAGAAGACGGCAAGCGCGGCCCGGTCAAGTTCATTGAATCGCTGAAAGAAAAGGGCCACCTGGTTGCCTACGTGGGCGACGTGGTCGGTACGGGTTCGTCGCGCAAGTCGGCCACCAACTCGGTGCTGTGGTTCACGGGCGAAGACATTCCCTTCGTGCCGAACAAGCGCTTTGGTGGCGTGTGCCTGGGCAACAAGATTGCCCCGATCTTCTACAACACGATGGAAGACGCCGGCGCGCTGCCGATCGAGCTCGACGTTTCCAAGATGGAAATGGGCGACGTCGTTGAGCTGCGCCCCTACGAGGGCAAGGCCATCAAGAACGGCGAAGTCATCGCTGAATTCGAAGTGAAGTCCGACGTGCTGTTCGACGAAGTGCGCGCCGGTGGCCGCATTCCGCTGATCATCGGCCGTGGCTTGACCAGCAAGGCGCGCGAAGCACTGGGCCTGGCCCCGTCGACGCTGTTCCGCCTGCCCAAAGACCCGGTCGACACCGGCAAGGGTTACACTCTGGCCCAGAAGATGGTTGGCCGCGCCTGCGGCCTGCCGGATGGCAAGGGCATCCGCCCGGGCACCTACTGCGAACCGAAGATGACCTCGGTCGGCAGCCAGGACACCACCGGCCCGATGACCCGCGACGAACTGAAAGACCTGGCTTGCCTGGGCTTCTCGGCTGACCTCGTGATGCAGTCGTTCTGCCACACCGCCGCCTACCCCAAGCCCGTGGACGTCAAGACGCACCACACGCTGCCGGAATTCATCAGCACCCGTGGCGGCGTGTCGCTGCGTCCGGGTGACGGCGTGATCCACTCGTGGCTGAACCGCATGCTGTTGCCCGACACCGTCGGCACCGGCGGCGATTCGCACACGCGCTTCCCGATCGGCATTTCGTTCCCGGCCGGTTCGGGCCTGGTCGCCTTTGCCGCCGCCACCGGCGTGATGCCGCTGGACATGCCGGAATCGGTGCTGGTCCGCTTCAAGGGCAAGCTGCAACCTGGCGTCACCCTGCGTGACCTGGTCAACGCCATCCCGCTGTACGCCATCAAGCAAGGCCTGCTGACGGTTGCTAAGCAAGGCAAGAAGAACATCTTCTCGGGCCGCATCCTGGAAATCGAAGGCCTGCCGGACCTGAAGGTCGAGCAAGCTTTCGAACTGTCGGACGCGTCCGCTGAACGTTCGGCCGCCGGCTGCTCGGTGTTCCTGAACAAGGAACCGATCATCGAATACATCAACAGCAACATCGTGATGTTGAAGTGGATGATCGCCAACGGCTACGAAGACGAACGCACGCTGGGCCGCCGCATCAAGGCCATGGAAGCCTGGCTGGCTGACCCCAAGCTGCTGGAGCCGGACGCCGACGCCGAATACGCCGCCGTCATCGAAATCGACCTGGCCGACGTGCACGAGCCCATCGTGGCCTGCCCGAACGACCCGGACGACGTCAAGACGCTGTCGGAAGTTGCCGGCGCCAAGATCGACGAAGTGTTCATCGGCAGCTGCATGACCAACATCGGCCACTTCCGCGCGGCGTCCAAGCTGCTGGAAGGCAAGCGCGACATCCCGGTCAAGCTGTGGGTGGCCCCGCCCACCAAGATGGACGCCACGCAACTGACCGAAGAAGGCCACTACGGCGTCTTCGGCACCGCCGGCGCCCGCACGGAAATGCCGGGCTGCTCGCTGTGCATGGGTAACCAGGCACAAGTGCGCGAAGGCGCGACCGTCATGTCGACCAGCACCCGCAACTTCCCGAATCGCCTGGGCAAGAACACGAACGTGTACCTGGGTTCGGCAGAACTTGCCGCCATCTGCTCGAAGCTGGGCCGCATCCCGACCAAGGACGAGTACATGGCCGACATGGGCGTCATCAACAAGAGCGGCGACCAGATCTATCAGTACCTGAACTTCGACAAGATCGCCGACTACAAAGACGTGGCGGACGTGATCGAGGTGTAA
- a CDS encoding helix-turn-helix domain-containing protein, whose product MSSQPFTSAWDAIEDTPAEAENMKLRSELMVALKNHIARSEMSQQQAAQLLGVTQPRVSDLMRGKINLFALDALVNMATAAGLHVQMTIQEAA is encoded by the coding sequence ATGAGCAGCCAACCATTCACCAGCGCGTGGGATGCCATTGAAGACACTCCCGCCGAAGCTGAAAACATGAAACTGCGCTCCGAACTGATGGTAGCGCTGAAGAACCACATCGCTCGTTCTGAAATGAGCCAACAGCAAGCGGCGCAACTGCTTGGTGTTACGCAGCCGCGCGTGTCGGATCTCATGCGCGGCAAGATCAACCTGTTTGCGTTGGACGCGCTGGTCAATATGGCAACCGCCGCGGGCCTGCACGTGCAGATGACGATTCAGGAAGCAGCGTGA
- a CDS encoding FxLYD domain-containing protein — MTPHHTTINTVTLTCSTCGSAQFTKLAPNEYRCNHCHALTLVADDVAQRLEKILAGMQRPAHTAAIKPRALAAIALVVAAAVAIPLVASLLTSNRPSAPYRAQPATPPINATKVKLTDVREVQTRGRKQLVMVMRNETGRKIDPPRVTATFYQGELTLSSASASPSARSLQPGEYVPVLISVPDKAYTRYTLEVATPSAARGKNNKVAPSRVQLVKNDGAYRLVGLVKNEGDAQAGSTQITVMLYGEDGTMIGTGNGYATANPLAPGALTAFDVRCEMLADGKVASYDYMVQSES; from the coding sequence ATGACGCCCCACCACACCACGATCAACACGGTCACGCTGACCTGCTCGACTTGCGGCAGCGCGCAATTCACCAAGCTTGCCCCCAACGAATATCGCTGCAACCACTGCCACGCGCTGACGCTGGTGGCGGACGATGTCGCCCAGCGGCTGGAGAAAATCCTGGCGGGCATGCAGCGGCCGGCCCACACAGCCGCGATCAAGCCCCGCGCGTTGGCGGCCATCGCACTGGTGGTGGCGGCGGCGGTGGCCATCCCGCTGGTGGCGTCGCTGCTGACCTCAAACCGCCCATCGGCGCCCTACCGCGCGCAACCCGCCACGCCACCTATCAACGCCACCAAGGTCAAGCTGACGGACGTGCGCGAAGTGCAGACGCGCGGGCGCAAGCAGTTGGTGATGGTCATGCGCAACGAAACCGGCCGGAAGATCGACCCGCCCCGCGTCACGGCGACCTTCTACCAGGGCGAGCTGACGCTGTCGTCCGCGTCGGCCTCGCCGTCGGCGCGCTCGTTGCAGCCAGGCGAATACGTGCCCGTGCTGATCTCGGTGCCAGACAAGGCCTACACGCGTTACACGCTTGAGGTCGCCACGCCATCGGCCGCGCGCGGCAAGAACAACAAGGTGGCGCCCAGCAGGGTGCAACTGGTGAAAAACGACGGCGCCTACCGTCTGGTGGGCCTGGTGAAAAACGAGGGCGACGCGCAGGCCGGCAGCACGCAGATCACCGTCATGCTTTACGGCGAAGACGGCACGATGATCGGCACCGGCAACGGCTACGCCACGGCCAACCCGCTGGCGCCCGGCGCGCTGACGGCGTTCGACGTGCGCTGTGAAATGCTTGCCGACGGCAAGGTCGCGTCCTACGACTACATGGTGCAAAGTGAAAGCTGA
- a CDS encoding sulfite exporter TauE/SafE family protein, protein MSISHHLLFLACVALATYAQTMTGFAFGLVLLGLSGVFQLASVAEVANVVSVLSLVNAAVTLARVKPQVNWALMRPAMIASFVGVGVGVAALTWISGSMTVVLQLLLGVTILACAVLLVARAKPLERLSSKASFWFFGGISGVLGGLFSSAGPPMVYHLYRQPLPLASIRNSLLVLFSLNAVVRLTLVTGQGEFEASSFWLSVYALPVVIAVTWAARRFSTAGSMKTVKRMVFVLLLAAGMGLIVPAARILAAG, encoded by the coding sequence ATGAGCATTTCCCATCACTTGCTGTTCCTGGCCTGCGTGGCGCTTGCCACTTATGCCCAGACCATGACCGGCTTTGCCTTCGGACTCGTGCTCTTGGGCCTGTCCGGCGTATTCCAATTGGCTTCGGTGGCCGAAGTGGCCAATGTGGTCAGCGTGTTGTCGCTGGTGAATGCCGCCGTCACGCTGGCGCGCGTCAAGCCGCAAGTGAACTGGGCGCTGATGCGGCCCGCCATGATCGCCAGCTTCGTTGGCGTGGGCGTGGGTGTTGCCGCGTTGACCTGGATCAGCGGGTCAATGACGGTAGTGTTGCAGTTGCTGCTGGGCGTCACGATCCTGGCCTGCGCGGTGCTGCTGGTGGCGCGCGCCAAGCCGTTGGAACGCCTGTCGTCCAAAGCGTCCTTCTGGTTCTTTGGTGGCATATCCGGGGTATTGGGCGGCTTGTTCTCCAGCGCCGGGCCGCCGATGGTGTATCACCTGTACCGCCAGCCCCTGCCCTTGGCGTCCATCCGCAACAGCCTGCTGGTGCTGTTTTCGCTGAATGCCGTGGTGCGCCTGACGCTGGTGACGGGGCAGGGCGAATTCGAGGCCTCGTCATTCTGGCTCAGCGTGTATGCCTTGCCCGTCGTGATCGCCGTGACCTGGGCGGCACGGCGCTTCAGCACGGCCGGTTCAATGAAGACCGTCAAGCGCATGGTGTTCGTGCTGTTGCTGGCGGCCGGCATGGGCCTGATCGTGCCGGCGGCGCGGATACTGGCGGCGGGCTAG